A single region of the Solwaraspora sp. WMMD406 genome encodes:
- a CDS encoding ExeM/NucH family extracellular endonuclease, which yields MGAGALSVTGGTMAMAAPTAGDPFISEIHYDNAGTDTGEAIEIEAPPEYDLTGWQIVLYNGSNDTVYDTRTLTGAVPAAGVLVAEYPTDGIQNGSPDGIALVDPDGTVREFLSYEGTVDAVGGPANGQTSVDIGVAESSSTPVGHSLQKIDGTWQAPAANTFGVRNSTGGVDPDPDPEIGCDVDVTHSLATVQGTGDSTPLAGTAVTVEGIVTADHRVGGYNGVYLQTPGSGGDRPVTAGTASDALFVYLTSNPANHPAVALGDRVRVSGTASEYFGLTQVSIAGRADVQICDRDNPLPAPVPLTLPLAADARESVESMLVAPVGAYAVSEVYNTNRYGEVVLTAGDAPAPIPTDLAVPGSSEALQIAADNQLMRILVDDGRTTNLASAGLAPPYLSAAQPLRVGDSVETFGASVLSYGFDEWRLQPALPVSADTPAAERTTFKVTNPRTAAPEPVGGDVRVASFNVLNYFVHFGGDARGAADEAALAKQEAKIVSAITALDAHVVGLQEIENSVRFAPTDPEKALKRLVAALNAVDGADTWDYVRSPADLPGAAQQDVISNAIIFKPGVVTPAGPSRSIDDETVWFNAREPIAQTFTAGDYTFTVVVNHFKSKSASGSPTGDNADAGDGQGAYNGDRTRQAAALDAFVDGLVTDSGSEDVLLLGDFNSYTQEDPMQVLYGADYVNLNDTGRSTYVFGGESGSLDHALASPSLAARVTGADVWQINAVESYAFQYDGFPALFDPGPYRASDHNPMIIGLDTGDAGPVELQLLGINDFHGRLESVGTSNGQPVGGAAQVAGLVDQYRATNPNTAFVSAGDNIGASTFVSAIDDDNPTLDVLNAAGLDVTAVGNHEFDKGMADLTDRVIPRSDFPQLGANVYRGDERALPAYHVQTIGGIDVGYIGVVTEQTAVMVSPDGIAGITFRPAAAEADLVAAQLKDGDPTNGEADVVVLLTHEGAATQNIDSPEALMSDPVFGPYTRTVPEIDVIFSGHTHQPYAFEVPVPGTDETRPVLQAEDYGKKIGRVVLQVDTVSGEISTGTVELIDVVGAPVNQEVADIVAAAKANADVLGQQPLGSITADIRRAYTDGNEDRGKESTLGNFIADVQLAGTREPGRGGAQIAFMNPGGLRADLLYGEDGVITYAEAFSTQPFANDMVTRTYTGAQIKQVLEEQWQPAGASRPLLWLGVSEGFFYTYDPEAPQGERITSMSLNGEPISPSGTYRVTVNSFLAAGGDNFATLADGTDTSTTGDNDLTMLIAYFAANSPITADTESRSAIGQPEPTCDETITGRYDGELIVKAGLTYCLESATVNGPVTVRPGAVLLATDGAINGPLIANRPESISFVGTSISGPLTLLRATGAVDIVGATIRGPVEVTGGDGGLRIDGADISGPVSLVNNKHDEAPVVVAGNTIRGPIHCQGNSPKPVNEDRPNTVHGPASGQCAKL from the coding sequence GTGGGCGCCGGTGCGCTGAGCGTGACCGGCGGCACCATGGCCATGGCCGCCCCGACGGCCGGTGATCCGTTCATCAGCGAAATTCACTACGACAACGCCGGCACCGACACCGGCGAGGCGATCGAGATCGAAGCGCCCCCCGAGTACGACCTGACCGGCTGGCAGATCGTGCTCTACAACGGCTCCAACGACACGGTCTACGACACCCGTACGCTGACCGGTGCCGTCCCGGCCGCCGGCGTGCTGGTCGCCGAGTACCCGACCGACGGCATCCAGAACGGCTCACCCGACGGGATCGCCCTGGTCGACCCCGACGGCACGGTACGCGAGTTCCTCAGCTACGAAGGCACCGTCGACGCGGTCGGTGGCCCGGCCAACGGGCAGACCAGCGTGGACATCGGCGTCGCCGAGTCGTCGAGCACCCCGGTCGGCCACTCGCTGCAGAAGATCGACGGCACCTGGCAGGCCCCGGCGGCCAACACGTTCGGCGTCCGCAACAGCACCGGCGGGGTAGACCCCGACCCCGATCCCGAGATCGGCTGCGACGTCGACGTCACGCACAGTCTCGCGACGGTTCAGGGCACCGGTGACAGCACCCCGCTCGCCGGCACCGCGGTGACCGTCGAGGGCATCGTCACCGCCGACCACCGCGTCGGCGGCTACAACGGCGTCTACCTGCAGACCCCCGGCAGCGGCGGCGACCGTCCGGTGACCGCCGGCACCGCCTCCGACGCGCTGTTCGTCTACCTGACCAGCAACCCCGCCAACCACCCGGCGGTCGCCCTCGGTGACCGGGTCCGGGTCAGCGGTACGGCGAGCGAGTACTTCGGGCTCACCCAGGTGAGCATCGCCGGTCGGGCCGACGTACAGATCTGCGACCGGGACAACCCGCTGCCCGCGCCGGTGCCGCTGACCCTGCCGTTGGCCGCCGACGCCCGCGAATCGGTCGAGTCCATGCTGGTGGCTCCGGTCGGCGCGTACGCCGTCTCCGAGGTCTACAACACCAACCGGTACGGCGAGGTCGTGCTCACCGCCGGTGACGCCCCGGCGCCCATCCCGACCGACCTGGCCGTCCCGGGCAGCTCCGAGGCCCTGCAGATCGCCGCCGACAACCAGCTCATGCGGATCCTCGTCGACGACGGCCGGACCACCAACCTGGCCAGCGCCGGGCTGGCGCCGCCGTACCTGTCGGCCGCGCAGCCGCTGCGGGTCGGCGACTCGGTGGAGACGTTCGGGGCCAGCGTGCTCTCGTACGGCTTCGACGAGTGGCGGTTGCAGCCGGCGCTGCCGGTCAGCGCCGACACCCCGGCCGCCGAGCGGACCACGTTCAAGGTGACCAACCCGCGTACCGCCGCGCCCGAGCCGGTCGGCGGCGACGTGCGGGTGGCCAGCTTCAACGTGCTGAACTACTTCGTCCACTTCGGTGGCGACGCGCGGGGTGCCGCCGACGAGGCCGCCCTGGCCAAGCAGGAAGCGAAGATCGTCTCGGCGATCACCGCGCTGGACGCCCACGTGGTCGGTCTGCAGGAGATCGAGAACTCGGTGCGGTTCGCACCGACCGACCCGGAGAAGGCGCTCAAGCGGCTGGTCGCCGCGCTGAACGCCGTCGACGGTGCCGACACCTGGGACTACGTCCGCTCTCCGGCGGACCTGCCCGGTGCCGCCCAGCAGGACGTCATCAGCAACGCGATCATCTTCAAGCCGGGTGTGGTCACGCCGGCCGGTCCGTCCCGCTCGATCGACGACGAGACGGTCTGGTTCAACGCCCGCGAGCCGATCGCGCAGACCTTCACCGCCGGCGACTACACGTTCACCGTGGTCGTCAACCACTTCAAGTCCAAGAGCGCGTCCGGCTCACCCACCGGCGACAACGCCGACGCCGGTGACGGCCAGGGCGCGTACAACGGTGACCGGACCCGGCAGGCCGCCGCGCTGGACGCCTTCGTGGACGGGCTGGTCACCGACAGCGGCAGCGAGGACGTGCTGCTGCTGGGTGACTTCAACTCGTACACCCAGGAGGACCCGATGCAGGTCCTCTACGGTGCCGACTACGTCAACCTCAACGACACGGGACGCAGCACGTACGTGTTCGGTGGCGAGTCGGGCTCCCTGGACCACGCGCTGGCCTCGCCGTCGCTCGCGGCCCGGGTGACCGGTGCCGACGTCTGGCAGATCAACGCGGTCGAGTCGTACGCGTTCCAGTACGACGGGTTCCCGGCGCTGTTCGACCCGGGCCCGTACCGGGCCAGTGACCACAACCCGATGATCATCGGGCTGGACACCGGCGACGCCGGCCCGGTCGAGCTGCAGCTGTTGGGGATCAACGACTTCCACGGCCGGCTCGAATCGGTCGGCACCTCGAACGGCCAGCCGGTCGGTGGCGCGGCGCAGGTCGCCGGGCTGGTCGACCAGTACCGGGCGACCAACCCGAACACCGCGTTCGTCTCCGCCGGTGACAACATCGGCGCGTCGACGTTCGTCTCGGCGATCGACGACGACAACCCGACGCTCGACGTACTCAACGCGGCCGGGCTGGACGTGACGGCGGTCGGCAACCACGAGTTCGACAAGGGCATGGCGGACCTGACCGACCGGGTGATCCCGCGTTCGGACTTCCCGCAGCTGGGTGCCAACGTCTACCGGGGCGACGAGCGGGCGCTGCCCGCCTACCACGTGCAGACCATCGGCGGAATCGACGTCGGCTACATCGGTGTCGTGACCGAACAGACCGCGGTGATGGTCAGCCCGGACGGGATCGCCGGGATCACCTTCCGTCCGGCGGCGGCCGAGGCCGACCTGGTCGCGGCGCAGCTCAAGGACGGCGACCCGACCAACGGCGAGGCCGACGTCGTGGTGCTGCTCACCCATGAGGGGGCGGCCACCCAGAACATCGACTCGCCCGAGGCGCTGATGAGCGACCCGGTGTTCGGCCCGTACACCCGTACGGTGCCGGAGATCGACGTCATCTTCAGCGGCCACACCCACCAGCCGTACGCCTTCGAGGTGCCGGTGCCCGGGACCGACGAGACCCGTCCGGTGCTGCAGGCCGAGGACTACGGCAAGAAGATCGGCCGGGTGGTGCTGCAGGTGGACACCGTCTCCGGGGAGATCAGCACCGGGACCGTCGAGTTGATCGACGTGGTCGGGGCACCGGTCAACCAGGAGGTCGCCGACATCGTCGCGGCCGCGAAGGCCAACGCCGACGTTCTCGGCCAGCAGCCGCTGGGTTCGATCACCGCCGACATCCGCCGGGCGTACACCGACGGCAACGAGGACCGGGGCAAGGAGTCGACGCTCGGCAACTTCATCGCCGACGTACAGCTCGCCGGCACCCGGGAGCCGGGTCGTGGTGGCGCGCAGATCGCCTTCATGAACCCGGGCGGTCTGCGGGCGGATCTGCTGTACGGCGAGGACGGCGTGATCACGTACGCGGAGGCGTTCTCGACCCAGCCGTTCGCCAACGACATGGTCACCCGGACCTACACGGGTGCCCAGATCAAGCAGGTGCTGGAGGAGCAGTGGCAGCCGGCCGGGGCGTCCCGACCGCTGCTGTGGCTCGGGGTGTCGGAGGGCTTCTTCTACACCTACGACCCGGAGGCACCGCAGGGCGAACGGATCACCTCGATGAGCCTGAACGGCGAGCCGATCTCGCCGTCCGGGACCTACCGGGTGACGGTCAACTCGTTCCTGGCGGCGGGGGGCGACAACTTCGCCACCCTGGCCGACGGTACGGACACCTCGACCACCGGCGACAACGACCTGACCATGCTGATCGCGTACTTCGCGGCGAACTCGCCGATCACCGCCGACACCGAGTCGCGGTCCGCGATCGGTCAGCCCGAGCCGACCTGTGACGAGACGATCACCGGCCGGTACGACGGTGAGCTGATCGTCAAGGCCGGGCTGACCTACTGCCTGGAATCGGCGACGGTCAACGGTCCGGTCACGGTCCGGCCCGGCGCGGTGCTGCTGGCCACCGACGGTGCGATCAACGGCCCGCTCATCGCGAACCGTCCGGAGTCGATCAGCTTCGTCGGAACCAGCATCTCCGGACCGCTCACCCTGCTGCGGGCGACCGGAGCGGTGGACATCGTCGGGGCCACCATCCGTGGTCCGGTCGAGGTGACCGGCGGCGACGGCGGTCTGCGGATCGACGGTGCCGACATCTCGGGTCCGGTGAGCCTGGTCAACAACAAGCACGACGAGGCACCGGTGGTGGTGGCCGGCAACACGATCCGTGGTCCGATCCACTGCCAGGGCAACAGCCCGAAACCGGTCAACGAGGACCGGCCGAACACGGTGCATGGCCCGGCTTCCGGGCAGTGCGCGAAGCTCTGA
- a CDS encoding PhoX family phosphatase, which translates to MSIDHDSHVQTDPDDISSNNSGNRPFHEVLAARAARRDVVRGGTVLAAAAFLGMAGAVGAADPAVAGGGHGPGHGHGPGHGHGPGHGHGPGHGHGPGKPGKPRKPLLGFTPVPASTADAIIVPPGYTAEVLIPWGTPLRRKGPAWRPDASNTAAEQAQQVGSHHDGMSFFPLGRGPLGSRRGLLVLNHEYIDRTLHYTDGDAAMTKEKVDKALAGHGVTVVEVELHGRTWRNVDSKFNRRVTGTTPVAFSGPVSAKHPALRADNPAMGTLNNCSSGHTPWGTYVTCEENWNGYFGTEDPSWTPTPEQARYGVNASGFGYRWHLADPRFDVARNPNELNRFGWMVEIDPMNPRSTPVKRTALGRFKHEGATFWESKGRVVVYSGDDQDGDYLYKFVGDGPWRRHRALGRSPLDHGTLYVARFDDDGKGTWLPLTYGKGPLTKANGWQDQADVLLRTRQAADAVGATPLDRPEWVAVNPRNNDVYLTLTNGSGWPGEVNPRTPNPYGHIVRWRERGCDNTATSFEWDIFVLAGDPAYDPQVELDETNIFGSPDGIWFDGDGRLWIQTDISNSTQNRPDRGHDNLGNNAMLAADPNTGEIRRFLVGPRGAEITGVSATPDQKTMFINVQHPGESTTFWGNPTPENPRAVSNWPDFDPAGRPRSATVVIRKVDGGVIGT; encoded by the coding sequence ATGTCAATCGACCATGACAGCCACGTCCAGACCGACCCGGACGACATCAGCTCGAACAATTCCGGCAACCGGCCGTTCCACGAGGTGCTGGCCGCCCGTGCCGCCCGGCGGGACGTCGTCCGTGGCGGCACCGTGCTGGCGGCCGCCGCGTTCCTCGGGATGGCCGGCGCCGTCGGTGCCGCCGACCCGGCCGTCGCCGGCGGCGGCCACGGACCGGGCCACGGCCACGGACCGGGGCACGGCCACGGACCGGGGCACGGCCACGGACCGGGGCACGGCCACGGACCGGGCAAGCCCGGCAAGCCGCGCAAGCCGCTGCTCGGTTTCACGCCGGTACCGGCCAGCACCGCCGACGCGATCATCGTCCCGCCCGGCTACACCGCCGAGGTGCTGATCCCGTGGGGTACCCCGCTGCGCCGCAAGGGCCCGGCCTGGCGGCCCGACGCCTCGAACACCGCCGCCGAGCAGGCGCAGCAGGTCGGCAGCCACCACGACGGCATGTCCTTCTTCCCGCTCGGCCGTGGCCCGCTGGGCAGCCGCCGGGGTCTGCTGGTGCTCAACCACGAATACATCGACCGCACCCTGCACTACACCGACGGTGACGCGGCGATGACCAAGGAGAAGGTCGACAAGGCCCTGGCCGGCCACGGTGTCACGGTCGTCGAGGTCGAGCTGCACGGCCGTACCTGGCGCAACGTCGACTCGAAGTTCAACCGGCGGGTCACCGGCACCACTCCGGTGGCGTTCTCCGGGCCGGTGTCGGCGAAGCACCCGGCGCTGCGGGCCGACAACCCCGCCATGGGTACGTTGAACAACTGCTCGAGCGGTCACACCCCCTGGGGCACCTATGTGACCTGCGAGGAGAACTGGAACGGCTACTTCGGCACCGAGGACCCGTCCTGGACCCCGACGCCGGAGCAGGCCCGGTACGGCGTCAACGCGAGCGGGTTCGGCTACCGCTGGCACCTGGCCGACCCGCGCTTCGACGTCGCCCGCAACCCCAACGAGCTCAACCGGTTCGGGTGGATGGTCGAGATCGACCCGATGAACCCGAGGTCGACGCCGGTGAAGCGGACCGCGCTCGGCCGGTTCAAGCACGAGGGCGCCACCTTCTGGGAGTCCAAGGGGCGGGTCGTGGTCTACTCCGGCGACGACCAGGACGGTGACTACCTCTACAAGTTCGTCGGCGACGGCCCGTGGCGCAGGCACCGCGCGCTGGGCCGCAGCCCGCTGGACCACGGCACCCTCTACGTGGCCCGGTTCGACGACGACGGCAAGGGCACCTGGCTTCCCCTCACGTACGGCAAGGGGCCGCTGACCAAAGCGAACGGCTGGCAGGACCAGGCCGATGTGCTACTGCGTACCCGTCAGGCGGCCGACGCGGTCGGCGCCACGCCGCTGGACCGGCCGGAGTGGGTGGCGGTCAATCCCAGGAACAACGACGTCTACCTGACGCTGACCAACGGTTCCGGCTGGCCGGGCGAGGTCAACCCACGCACGCCCAACCCGTACGGGCACATCGTCCGGTGGCGCGAGCGCGGCTGCGACAACACCGCCACCAGCTTCGAGTGGGACATCTTCGTGCTGGCCGGGGACCCCGCGTACGACCCGCAGGTGGAGTTGGACGAGACGAACATCTTCGGCTCGCCTGACGGCATCTGGTTCGACGGGGACGGGCGGCTCTGGATCCAGACCGACATTTCCAACTCGACCCAGAACCGCCCGGACCGAGGGCACGACAACCTGGGCAACAACGCCATGTTGGCCGCCGATCCGAACACCGGTGAGATCCGTCGGTTCCTCGTCGGGCCGCGTGGCGCGGAGATCACCGGGGTGAGCGCCACGCCGGACCAGAAGACGATGTTCATCAACGTGCAGCACCCCGGCGAGTCAACCACGTTCTGGGGCAACCCGACGCCGGAGAACCCCCGGGCGGTCAGCAACTGGCCGGACTTCGACCCGGCCGGGCGTCCCCGTTCGGCGACTGTCGTGATCCGCAAGGTCGACGGCGGTGTGATCGGCACCTGA
- a CDS encoding esterase-like activity of phytase family protein: MRSRRHPAVLATAAALSATVALTVAVPGSAAGHRTGEHGGHGPAVFHRTATYPVFHNRPAGDDPTAETVAEISAVSPDGRTMIYTDAAGRRIGFLDISDPRAPRGLGTLSLATLGSADDEPTSVAVVGRYVLVAVNTSTSYTAPSGRLDVIELATRTRVRSFELGGQPDAIEVSDDQRYAAIAIENERDEDATPIGGEEGDLPQAPAGFLQIVDLVGRSPATWSARLVPFTAPDGGPLRGFVAAGLDTPVDPEPEYVSINSRNQAAVTLQENNGIVLVDLPTGRITKVFSAGTATVTGIDTADDSAIDLTGTISDLPREPDAVGWIDDRYLATANEGDWKGGTRGWSVFDSRSGRVVWDAGNSFEHLAVEYGLHNDNRADNKGTEPEGLTVATFGRTRYAFVGSERSNFVAVYDVSRPTRPVFRQLLATTNGPEGLLPIPARGMLAVSSETDEADAGVRSAVTLFRLGAGRPSFPTVVSGPTGRTGAPIGWGGLGALTAAPGKPHLLYTVSDNLYAPTRIYPVDTRHRPARIGTPLVVTDVDGTPVGYDAEGIFARPQGGFWLVSEGATGADNRLIRLDARGVTRQIVGLPAAIADGLGGQGLEGVTAISDRRGREKVWVALQRGVAGDPAGVVRIGRYDVSGDRWTWFGYRIESTSTAGDWIGLSEIAAVGDGRLAVIERDKLNGPAARIKRIYTVEVPATDPAPGTLPVLSKRLAYDVLPDLRAGGGWAQEKLEGLTVGGDGQVYVITDNDGAQDATGETVLLRLGPAGRIFGRHW; the protein is encoded by the coding sequence ATGCGTTCCCGACGACACCCGGCGGTGCTGGCCACCGCCGCCGCCCTGAGCGCCACCGTCGCGCTGACCGTGGCGGTGCCCGGCAGCGCGGCCGGCCACCGTACCGGTGAACACGGCGGGCACGGACCCGCCGTGTTCCACCGCACCGCGACGTACCCGGTGTTCCACAATCGACCGGCCGGCGACGACCCCACGGCCGAGACCGTCGCGGAGATCTCGGCGGTGAGCCCGGACGGTCGGACGATGATCTACACCGACGCCGCCGGCCGGCGGATCGGCTTCCTCGACATCAGCGACCCCCGGGCCCCGCGCGGTCTCGGCACGCTGTCGCTGGCCACGCTCGGCAGCGCCGACGACGAGCCGACGTCGGTGGCGGTGGTCGGCCGGTACGTGCTGGTCGCGGTCAACACCAGCACGAGCTACACCGCGCCCTCCGGCCGGCTGGACGTGATCGAGTTGGCGACCCGGACCCGGGTCCGCAGCTTCGAACTCGGCGGCCAGCCGGACGCCATCGAGGTCAGCGACGACCAGCGGTACGCGGCGATCGCCATCGAGAACGAGCGGGACGAGGACGCCACGCCGATCGGCGGCGAAGAGGGCGACCTGCCGCAGGCCCCGGCCGGCTTCCTGCAGATCGTCGACCTGGTCGGTCGGTCGCCGGCGACCTGGTCGGCGCGCCTGGTGCCGTTCACCGCACCCGACGGCGGCCCGTTGCGCGGCTTCGTCGCCGCCGGTTTGGACACCCCGGTCGACCCCGAGCCGGAGTACGTTTCGATCAACAGCCGCAACCAGGCGGCGGTCACCCTGCAGGAAAACAACGGGATCGTTCTGGTCGACCTGCCGACCGGCCGGATCACCAAGGTCTTCTCCGCCGGTACGGCGACGGTCACCGGGATCGACACCGCCGACGACTCGGCGATCGACCTCACCGGCACAATCAGTGACCTGCCCCGCGAGCCCGACGCGGTCGGCTGGATCGACGACCGCTACCTGGCCACCGCCAACGAGGGAGACTGGAAGGGCGGCACCCGAGGCTGGTCCGTCTTCGATTCCCGGTCCGGTCGGGTCGTCTGGGACGCCGGGAACTCGTTCGAACACCTCGCCGTCGAGTACGGGCTGCACAACGACAACCGGGCCGACAACAAGGGCACCGAGCCGGAGGGCCTGACCGTCGCCACGTTCGGTCGCACGCGGTACGCCTTCGTCGGCTCCGAACGGAGCAACTTCGTCGCGGTCTACGACGTCTCCAGGCCGACCCGGCCGGTGTTCCGGCAGCTGCTGGCCACCACCAACGGTCCGGAGGGTCTGCTGCCGATTCCGGCGCGGGGGATGCTCGCGGTCTCCAGCGAGACCGACGAGGCGGATGCCGGGGTCCGGTCCGCGGTGACCCTGTTCCGGCTGGGTGCCGGCCGGCCGTCGTTCCCGACCGTGGTCTCCGGCCCGACCGGCCGTACGGGTGCGCCGATCGGCTGGGGCGGGCTCGGTGCGCTCACCGCCGCCCCGGGTAAGCCACATCTGCTCTACACGGTCAGTGACAACCTGTACGCGCCGACCCGGATCTATCCCGTCGACACCCGGCACCGGCCGGCGCGGATCGGCACACCGCTGGTGGTGACCGATGTCGACGGGACGCCGGTCGGCTACGACGCCGAAGGGATCTTCGCTCGCCCGCAGGGCGGGTTCTGGCTGGTCTCGGAGGGCGCGACCGGTGCCGACAACCGGTTGATCCGGTTGGACGCGCGAGGCGTGACCCGCCAGATCGTCGGCCTGCCGGCCGCGATCGCCGACGGACTCGGCGGTCAGGGTCTGGAGGGCGTCACGGCGATCAGCGACCGCCGTGGACGCGAGAAGGTGTGGGTGGCCCTGCAGCGCGGGGTCGCCGGGGATCCCGCCGGGGTGGTCCGGATCGGCCGCTACGACGTGTCGGGTGACCGCTGGACCTGGTTCGGCTACCGCATCGAGTCCACCAGCACCGCCGGGGACTGGATCGGCCTGTCGGAGATCGCGGCGGTCGGCGACGGTCGGCTCGCCGTGATCGAACGCGACAAGCTCAACGGTCCGGCGGCCCGGATCAAACGGATCTACACCGTCGAGGTGCCGGCTACCGATCCGGCGCCGGGCACGCTGCCGGTCCTGTCCAAGCGGCTGGCGTACGACGTGCTGCCGGACCTTCGCGCCGGTGGCGGGTGGGCGCAGGAGAAGCTGGAAGGGCTCACGGTCGGCGGCGACGGTCAGGTGTACGTGATCACCGACAACGACGGGGCGCAGGACGCCACCGGTGAGACGGTCCTCCTGCGGCTCGGCCCCGCCGGGCGGATCTTCGGCCGGCACTGGTAG
- a CDS encoding helix-turn-helix transcriptional regulator, whose product MLLGAQLRRLRESQGVSREAAGWHIRASESKISRMELGRVGFKERDVTDLLTLYGVTDSRERTALLGLARQANTPGWWHRYGDILPGWFQSYLGLEAAARMIRTYEVQFVPGLLQTRDYARAVVLLGHGRAPTDEVERRVALRIERQELLRRPNPPYLWAVIDEAVLRRPIGGAAVMRDQLTALIEATRSPNIRLQIVPFDAGGHAAAGGAFSILRFADQDLPDIIYIEQLTSAIYLDKREDVDHYAAAMERLCVEAEPPARTPDILTRILRDLD is encoded by the coding sequence ATGCTGCTCGGCGCCCAGTTGCGCCGGCTGCGGGAAAGCCAGGGCGTGAGCCGGGAGGCCGCAGGCTGGCACATCCGTGCCTCGGAGTCGAAGATCAGCCGGATGGAACTCGGTCGGGTCGGTTTCAAGGAACGCGACGTCACCGATCTGCTCACCCTCTACGGCGTGACCGATTCCCGGGAACGCACCGCGCTGCTCGGCCTGGCCCGCCAGGCCAACACACCGGGCTGGTGGCATCGGTACGGCGACATCCTGCCCGGGTGGTTCCAGTCCTATCTCGGACTCGAAGCCGCCGCGAGGATGATCCGGACCTACGAGGTCCAGTTCGTCCCGGGTCTGCTGCAGACCCGGGACTACGCCCGTGCCGTCGTGCTGCTCGGCCACGGTCGTGCCCCGACGGATGAAGTGGAGCGCCGGGTCGCCCTGCGGATCGAACGCCAGGAACTCCTGCGCCGACCCAACCCGCCGTACCTGTGGGCGGTGATCGACGAGGCGGTGCTCCGGCGACCGATCGGCGGTGCCGCGGTGATGCGCGACCAGCTCACCGCGTTGATCGAGGCCACCAGGTCGCCGAACATCCGGCTGCAGATCGTTCCCTTCGACGCCGGCGGACACGCCGCCGCCGGCGGAGCCTTCAGCATCCTGCGCTTCGCCGACCAGGATCTTCCCGACATCATCTACATCGAACAGTTGACCAGCGCGATCTACCTCGACAAACGCGAGGACGTCGATCACTACGCCGCGGCGATGGAGCGGCTCTGTGTCGAGGCCGAACCACCCGCCCGTACCCCGGACATTCTCACGCGGATCCTGCGCGACCTGGACTGA
- a CDS encoding DUF397 domain-containing protein, whose translation MQKPENDLSGVELPLLSWQKSSRSNPSGNCVELARLPGGSGIVLRNSRYPDGPALVYTPAEIEAFILGARDGDFDHFIR comes from the coding sequence ATGCAAAAACCAGAAAATGACCTGTCGGGCGTCGAACTGCCGCTGCTCAGCTGGCAGAAGAGCAGCCGGAGCAACCCCAGTGGAAACTGCGTGGAGCTGGCCCGCCTGCCGGGTGGCAGTGGGATCGTCCTGCGCAACTCTCGCTATCCGGACGGGCCGGCGTTGGTCTACACCCCGGCCGAGATCGAAGCCTTCATCCTCGGCGCACGCGATGGTGACTTCGACCACTTTATTCGATAG